CGTCGTACATTGCGGAGCAAGCACACGTTGCCGAGAACACAGCACGGGACCATCTTGAGCGTCTCGTCGATCTGAACATCCTCTTGAAGAGTGACGAAAAGGGAACCACACACTACTCTCCCGATCCGTTGCACACGCGGATACAGACACTCCGTGACTTGCTAGATCAACACGACCGAAACGGTCTCATACAGTTGAAAGCTGATCTGCAAGAGCAGATCGAGGAGTGGCGCGACGAGTATGGTGTTGACTCGCCGGCTGCCCTTCGTGACCGTGCCGCTGAGACGGACACAGCTGCAGACACGCGCGACATCAAACAGACCGCACGTGACTGGGAACTCGTCGAGTATCGGCTCTCCATCGTCGAGGATGCTATCGAGAACTACACGACATACACGCAGGACTTCCGGGCGTCCGCATAACGATGGGTGATCACGACGGGGGATATGATCCAACGGAAGCCTCTCATCAAGCGCTCCGCGGTATCCAGCGTGAACTAAGCCGTCACCCAATCGTCACGCAGGTACGAGGGTTTCCAAGCGGTGAGTTCACGCAGGTTGTCGCAGAACTGGACCCAAAGCGATGGGACGTAGATCGGAGTGATGCTACGCTTACTGTTCGCTGGTTTGCGGGTGAAACTCCTGATTCCCGTCCCGAGTTTTCGTTCCATTACAGTGACGAGGCCCGTGATTTCGGCTGGCATCACGAGCCCAACCCCCATGTCGATGGCTGGGGGCATTTTCAGGAGTGGAACGTTGCTGAGAACGACTATTCCTACGAGCCATATACGTTTCCAACGGATAACCCGTCCCGACTTGTCTGGGAGATTATGTCTCTCCTGTCTTCCAAACTCAGTGCCGCACAAAGATAGTGGGCCTTCAGTCGTGATCTGCTAGATATCCGCTACAGTCCGTTTATCGGTTGTATCTAATTCATCTATTCAGGTGGATTTTCGGTGTTGATCTCGGGACAATTCGTCGTCATCTCTGCACTCATCGCTGATTCGAAAACGCG
The Halalkaliarchaeum desulfuricum DNA segment above includes these coding regions:
- a CDS encoding DUF7342 family protein — translated: MSDSSPGVAAWKEETSAFDRVQSVASTVARPRPASYIAEQAHVAENTARDHLERLVDLNILLKSDEKGTTHYSPDPLHTRIQTLRDLLDQHDRNGLIQLKADLQEQIEEWRDEYGVDSPAALRDRAAETDTAADTRDIKQTARDWELVEYRLSIVEDAIENYTTYTQDFRASA